DNA sequence from the Centroberyx gerrardi isolate f3 chromosome 2, fCenGer3.hap1.cur.20231027, whole genome shotgun sequence genome:
AGAAAGGTTCTGGTTGTGGACTCGCTGTCTGCTGCCTTTGATCTCAACCATAGACTGTTAAAGGTCTCAACTAGGACAGTTCTTGGTCTTGTCCTGCTCTCGACCAGGGTGCTCTAGACTGCAAGCCTGTTTGAAGTGGGTGCAACGCTGTAAACACAAGTCATGGATGACACCTACCAGAAGAGGTGTCCACACAGGCTGATCACTGCATCCTTTGAGGTGTCCAGGCAAATGTTACACTCGAAAGTGCTGTCCTGGTTGCCGCTGTCGCCCCCGGTCGAGCTGCTGGAGCCAGGATTTGGGCTCTCGGTGGCCGCAGAGCCAGAGGCTGGAGGGGCAGCGCTCGCCATTTAACGTTAGGTCCACAAAACAAGAGGTGTAGGTGGGGTGTTCCGCCGGCCCCCAGCCCTTCAAAACATACACATACGGATGTCCGATGGATGGGATTTGTAGCTaaacaaaaaggagaaagagacgaGAGACTACGtttgaaaaaatgaatgtaaactAAGCCCAGCcagtttaaaaaacacaaccaacaaatgttagctagctctagctaactgaagctaacgttagcaagcgAGGGTTGAGCAAGAATGACTCTTCCGTTGCTGGATTGTTTACAAAATAAAGCGATAAACAATAAACATCACTGCCTCGACTAGCGTTAAACCAAACTGTCGCTGGCAGCGCAGGTGATATCCTGACTACACAACCCTAACTTACACTGGGAAGTTGTCAAGTTAAATTCTTACAGCTGATTGCATCACAGCTCCGCCGCACGACCCGGTAGTTGCAGATCccagtgggcggggccaaaaTACCTCCATGTATACacaccaaggaggttctatattaacatACACACTTCCAGACAGGACTTACAGACAAAACTGGAGGATATACGTTGGGCAGTACTGATGTCTAGATTTAGACAGTATCAATTTGGTCAGGTCTTATGACGGATGATGTTGCCAACCCGTCTCTATATACATTTTTGGCTACAAACATGACCATAACACCGGATCTGCGTCAGGCGCTGGCCACAACCACAACCACGgaaccttttttttgttttttaatttaaactttattgataaTCAAACATCTGTACTTCGGAATGCAAAACGAGCAGGTCCAGGGCAAACTTatcaaaaaatgtataaattgaAAAATATTCACATATATGATGGCAGCAGACAgtgttcttttttccccttttcttttttaacctcattttgaacaaaataaatcataataTCACTTCCACCTATTACATGGCCAGTTTTTTTAAACAAAGTTTTGCACATCAGTCCACCAAAAGGCACATGAGCTATTCAATGTTCAACTTAAACTTTTCCAAAACATTTATAACTGAATATATCCTATGCAATATCTTAAACGaaccctctctcactctttgagACCCTCCACGCTTTAGGCTACTTCAGTTCAGATCGCTAAAAACTGAAGAATGGAAATGGTTTTCTGTAGCCTAATTGTATTTCTTACAGCAACCTACCATCAGGGATTGTGTCCGGAAGTAATGGCATGATTAGGAGGAAATCTATTGGTTCTCCAAACCGCTTGTCTTTTTGTGATTGGACTATTCTTGGATTATAGCGCCTCCTAGAGGGCGCTGTTCACTTCATGATGACTGTGTATAAAAGTCATCATGACGACTGTCACACTTAGCCTGCAAAAAGTGAGAAGTGACAAAGTGAGAGGTTTGTGACATTTGACCAACTCCtcaaataatcttaaaaaaaagaaacatttgttTGTAGTGTCTgcttagttttttttattttttattattgtgcttCAAAAAGAAAGCATCCATTCTAAACATATATTCGTAATTttctattaataataataatgatgataatgaataAACATTGAAATAATTTCCTAATACTTTTCATGAACATTCTAATAGGCTAATTTTAATGCCTATCCACATATTTATCCTTAATTCATTCACAAATGTgactgtgttctcttctatacCGTTTCAGTTTAGATAATTAGTGTTGATTAACAGGTGCTGTTTCTTGCAGTTTAGTGTCAAGATTAACATTGTCTACCAAACAAGGAAGGCGTATTATCTGGATGTCTGTGGCCTTCTTTCCTGTTGCAAAACTGTCGATGGAAGTACACCCTGTTTTCTCATGGTAGAAATGGTTGCAGTGTTTTCAAACAGAGTTCATACATTAGAGACACATTACTTATTCTGCGTCCACTCTAGGATTTGCTCTGCATCCTCCAGAAAACTGGGCCTTTTGGGTATTTCAACACCACAGGTTGTAGGcttaactgttttgttttttgttttgttttattttgttgttactGCTTTACATATCAGCTCTCTATTATGTAATATTGCAAGTTGTGTGACTCAACCTGCCTTAGAAATTCATCAACtttcagttcctgaaaagttgcaGCACAGAAAAAGGGACCTAAACCATTGACTGACCCttacttttatttgtttattttttttgccttataACTAGAAAATAACAGAATCTCTCTTATGTTtatacaataaacaaaacacattggCATACCGTGCTTCAGtatacactgacacactgttgaCAAAAAGCCATCAAAAGATAAAATATGCCACATTTTATCTTTCCTCCATTCCCTGACCCAAGTGTCTCCTGACGGTCCTTGATTCCGGTTCAGATAGCAGCTGCCTGGACCGGCGCTGCTTCAGGCCCAGACAGCTGATGGCTCTTCCTAACTTGCCTAAAAACAACCTGGGCAGCAGAGACGGCACTGTTACTGTTTCCctttaataagtaaataataagACAGGAGCGCCATGCTCTGCAAAGAACCACAACTGTCTGTCTGAGCGGAGGCCAGTTGGGCGATGAACTATGATCACAGCATCCAGACACTTTGCAATCAGTTTTTGATTTGCCTTAAATCACTACTATCGATTTTAGAATGTGACATTATACTAAAACATATACATTGCTGTGTATGTTTAAGTTTACAAGTAGCACAACCAAGTTGAATATTAATAGTAAACTGCGTATAACATAATCGTAatgttatttatatttgtcatgGTGTAAAAAACAATGAGGTTTTTATGGCACCAGAGAATAGGTTCTTATTAAAGGCTCACCCATTATGAGCACACAATAGGCTATAATCTCAACTGTCTGGAATTGATAATTATCATGAAAAACAAGGGGCCAAAGATTTATTCAAATGTAAAACAGATGTTTTCATACATGTTCTTTTataatttaatacatttctaATCAAAAGTGGTATTCATTTACATAGTATCACACTAAATTCATATTTCAAGTGTTTAACATATACAGTCATGGCATGTTGCATCTATTTAAAACTATAAAATCCACCTGGTCATCAATAGCAAAGGTTACATCTTTAATCAGCAGATTTCCATTGACTTGGACCTTGAGGGGCTAAGGCCACCTGTGCGCCAATCGTCTGCCATTGCATTCTCTATCCTCGACATGAAAGACCGCTTTAGGGTTTGTTGAAAGTCATTACCAATAAACACGTAGAGAACAGGGTTTATGAAGCTGTTTGCTGCGGCCAGAGTGCCGCCCACCTTCAGGCCGGTCTGAATCACGTCCAGGCTGTGGTTGCTGAAGTCAAACTCCAACAGAACAAAGGTGTGGTAGGGAACCCAGCAGATGAAAAAGGTCAAGATGAGCGCAGCCATCACCTTGTAAGGCTTCGTGGACTTGATGGTCAAACTTCTCAGCTTCACACAAAGCACCGAGCAGCAGAAGACGATGATCAGAAAAGGGATCACGAACCCGCAGATGAATCGAGTCAGCGCCACTGCCTTGTGTCTAGAAAGCGACATGTAATCGGTGTAGCACTGTGTGACCGACCCATGGACCTTGGTCTGTCTGTAGACCAGCGCAGGCACGGTCAGGACAGCAGAGAGGACCCACATGAGGACCACAACTCCGGACGCTTTCCGGACCGTCCGGTGGTTCTGCGACCACACAGGGAATGAGACCATTACACAGCGATCGGTGCTGATCAGAACCAGCAGGAAAACGCTGCTGTACATGTTGAGGAACAGGGCCGAGGAGATGAGCTTGCACAAGACCTGCCCAAAAGGCCAGTGCGAGGTCACCACATAGACTATTTCCAAGGGCAGGCAGGCACAGAATAGAAAGTCTGAAATGGCCAGGCTGATGTACCAG
Encoded proteins:
- the LOC139920379 gene encoding chemerin-like receptor 1, yielding MEGLVDYVDYEDYSPDNGTDYNSSTDGVGTFISTKSFLADTLVAINVIISVIGLGGNGMVIWITGWKMKRTVHTTWYISLAISDFLFCACLPLEIVYVVTSHWPFGQVLCKLISSALFLNMYSSVFLLVLISTDRCVMVSFPVWSQNHRTVRKASGVVVLMWVLSAVLTVPALVYRQTKVHGSVTQCYTDYMSLSRHKAVALTRFICGFVIPFLIIVFCCSVLCVKLRSLTIKSTKPYKVMAALILTFFICWVPYHTFVLLEFDFSNHSLDVIQTGLKVGGTLAAANSFINPVLYVFIGNDFQQTLKRSFMSRIENAMADDWRTGGLSPSRSKSMEIC